The following nucleotide sequence is from Borrelia coriaceae.
CAATTTGGAAATAGGATTCGATATGTTTTGGGATATCATGATGAGGATGATTTTAAGAGCGCAGATATTGTTATTAAAAATCCTGGTGTAAGCTTTGAAAATAAGTATTTAAAGATTGCAAAGAGAATTGAAACTGATATTAGTTTGTTTTTGATGTTTAATCAAAACCCAATAATTGCTATTACAGGAACTAAGGGCAAATCGACACTTGCATCTCTTTTGCATAAAGTTTTGGTTTCTAAATATCCGAATGCTAAGCTTGGGGGTAATATTGGCGTATCTCCTTTAAGTTTTTTAGATAAGCTTGACGGGATATCGCCTATTGTTTTAGAGCTTTCTTCTTGGCAATTGCATGATCTTAAGAGTTTATATCCTATAATTAGCATTATTACAAATGTTTATTGTGATCATCAAAATTATTATCCAAATTTTGATAGTTATATAGAAGATAAGTCAAAGATTTTTGTAAATCAGAATTCTGGCATTTTGATTGCTCAAGATCAAGCTTATTATAATTATTTTTCCAGCTTTAAATCTAACTTAAAGATTGTTTTATTCTCAGAAACTATGCCTTTAAACTTTGAAAATGATATTTTTTATTTTAAAGGCGGAAAAGTATATTTAAATAATGATGTGTTGAGTAGGTTTAATGAATCAAGACTTATGCTATTGATCTCTAAAATGATCGCCTTTTTTGTTGCAAGTTATTTAAACTTGGATTTAAGTGTTGTATCTGAGATTATTACTGGTTTTGATGGGATTGAGCATCGGTTAGAATTTGTAAGGGAATTTGAGGGTGTTAAATATTATAATGATACGACGTCAACAATTCCTGATTCTACGGTTTTGTCTGTTAAAAGTTTAAGGGTTGACGGAGAAGTAATTCATCTTATTACTGGTGGGACTGATAAAGAGCTTAATTTTGCAATTTTTGGTGAAATTTTAGGTATGGTTAAGACTTGGATTTTGTTAAGAGGAAATGCCACTTTAAAGATTGTTAAATTTTTAGAAGACAATAATGTTAATTATTTTATATTTTCTTCTTTAGAAGAATGTATTTTTTGTGCTAGAAAAATTTCTGTTCAAAATGATATAGTTTTATTTTCTCCCGCTAGTGCTTCTTTTGAGCTTTTTAAGAATGAGTTTGATAGAGGTATTCAATTTAAGAATTTAGTGAATAGTATGGCTTAAAGTCTTTTTTTTATGATTTTATAGTAGATATATCTTAATATTTCAAGGATTCTATAAATTTTATATAAAAATTTTTTGTATACAAAGTCATAACATCCAATTCTGTGGATAATGCTGCCTCCAAATCCAGTTTTGAATTGGAAAAGACCAAATAAAGGGTGTCTTGCATCAGCGTTTGGAGGAATTCCTAGGAGATCGTATTCTTTTATTGAGAGAGCTTGAAGCATTTGTATCGCTTTAAATTGTACAGCATAATTTGGCATTAGGTGCCTATTTTTTTTACTTGAAGCTCCGTAGAGGTATGTAGCCTTATCTTTGTATATACCAATAATGATGCCAGATATTAGTTGTTCATTATATAATGCGATTATGAGTTTTATTTTAGCATTCTTGTCTTCTCTGAATGCTTTTATTAGATTTTTTATATAGTCTTTTGAATGAATAGTAAATTTGTCTCTTTGAGCTGTTTCTTTGTGAAGGTTGTAAAATTCTTCAAAATATTTAAAGTCATCATCTATTATGACTTTAATGTTTTTTTTTATGCTAAGATTTATGTTATATCTTGTTTTTTTTTTCATCTTGGCTTTAATATTATCTAATGAATCATTCAAATTTAGTATTGTTGTATTTGATGGCTGTATGTCATCGAATGATTTTTGGAGATTTTTAAATTCCAATTTTATTGGAACATAGTCTTCTTTTAAGCTTCTTGAGGTATAAAACATTAAGTCGTATCGTACAAATAAGGTGTTTTTATGTAAATATTGCTTTATGCTTTCGCTGAATTTTTTGATTTGGGTATTGATTTCGTCTGCATTAATATTTTCAATTTTTTTATTTGAAAATTCTGGGTGAGCGATGTAGCTTAAGTAAAGATTGCCAAAGATCTTTCTTTGCATCACAAGAACTTTATTGAGATGATTACTACTTAATGGAATGGCTTTCCATGGACTTGTTTCACTTGAGACTTTTTTTACAATTGTCCATAGCTTGCTTTGAAGGTAATTTTCATTTAAATTTTCTATTTCTATTTTTTTAACATTCATTAATTTTTATTTGTTTAAACTTTAGTATATTTTTCCATTTGGAATTTCTTTAGATAGTATTTTTTCTTTAGAATGTTCTAGTATTAGGTTAATACCGTTGATTTTAAGTTCTCCATTTTCTGCTACAATTTGAGTTTTGAAAAATTTGTCTATGCTAATTTTTGATGGTGATTTTAATTTTTTACCACTATCACTTTCAAGTATTATTCGTTCTCCAGGGGTGGGATTGTCTTTGAAATCTTCGATAATGATTACTTTAAAATTTTTATTCTCATCTTCAGTTGCAATAAGCATTCCTTCAGATCTTATTCCTCTAAATTTGGCAGGCTTTAAGTTATCAACTATTATGATATGTTTTCCAATGAGTTCTTCTTCCTTGTAATAATCTGCAAGACTGCTTACAATCTGTTTACCATCAGAAGTTCCGTCATCAAGTTTTAAAATGAACAACTTTTCTGCTTCTGGATTTCTTTCTATTGTTTTTATTTTTACAACTTTTAAGAATACTTGTTCGCTAAATAAATTTATTGGATTGTTTGTTTGTGCATCTTGCATGTTTTTGCTCCCTGAATATTTTGATTTTAAATCATCAATTAGTTTCTTTTCTAGCTTTGTAAATAGTACTTCTGTAAATTGAATTGTACTGAGACCCAAATTTGTTCCTAAAAATTTGTTGGAAATTTCATAACTCTCTCCAAAAAATTTCCTTATTTTTTCACTTGTATGAGGTATAAATGGTGAAATTAAGATAGATAAGTCTCTTATTAGGTATATTAAGTTTAATAAGAGTTCTTTTGTTTTTTGAGGCATGTTGTCTTTTGTTTTCCATGGTTCATTGTCTTGAAATATTTTATTACCTGTCCTTGAGATATCGAGGATCTCTTTTAGAGCTGATTTTAGTTCTATTTGTTTAAAAAAGTTTAGAGTTTTATCATATCTGATACTAATTTTTTGCCAAAAATCCTCTTTTATTTCTATTTTATCTATTTTATCTCCAAAAAATTTTTTATAAAATGTTAATACTCTGTTAACAAGGTTTGAAAAATTTCCAATAAGTTCACTATTTATCCGTTCCATGAAGTCGTCCCACATAAATTGAAAATCAGATTTTTCAGGCCTGTTGTAATATATGTAAAATCGCCAAATGTCAGAAGGTATATCAGTGGTAATGATATCATTTCCAAATATTCCTATGCCTGCAGATTTTGAGAATTTTAGGTTTTCATAGTTTAAATATTCACTTGAAGCCATTTTGTTTAACATTGTCCAGTTTTCCTTGCTCCCAAGCTTTATAGCGGGAAATATGATTGTGTGAAATAGGATGTTGTCTTTTCCAATAAATTGCACTAAATTCGTTTCTTCATCATTTTTCCACCAAGATTCCCAATCTTTTAAAATTTCTTTTGTAATGGAGATATATCCTATTGGTGCATCAAACCACACATAAAACACTTTGTTTTCATATTCCTTTTTTGGTACTGGTATGCCCCATTTTAAATCTCTTGTTATAGCTCTTTCTTTAAGACCATCTCTTAAGAATGCATTTGTTATTTTAATGGCATTGGTATTCCAGTTTGTTTTTTGTTCAATTGTTTGCATCCAATTCGTAAGTTCGTTTTTTATTTTTGGTAGGTCAATGTAGAGATGTTTAGTTGTTTTTATAATGGGAGTATTTTTACAAATTATACATTTTGGGTTGATTAAGTCGGTTGGATTTAATAACTTAGAGCAATGCTCACATTGATCTCCTTTTGCATTATTTTCACAATTTGGGCATTCTCCTGTTACATATCTGTCTGCTAAAAACATTTGATCGTGTTGGCAAAAAAATTGTTCACTCTCTTTATCTGTGATATAACCATTTTTTTCTAGTTTTAAGAATAAATCTTGTACAGTTTCTTTGTGGTGTTTGTTGGTTGTGCGTCCAAAAATGTCAAATTTAATATTGAACCATTCATAGATTGATTTGTGTATTTCATAGTATCTGTTGCAAAGTTCTTCAGGGGTAGTTTTTTCAATTAAGGCTTTAGTTTCTGTGGCTGTACCATATTCATCTGTTCCGCAAACGTAAAGTGTGTCTATGTTCATTAGTCTTGAATATCTTGCAAAAGCATCTGCTGAGAGTATTTGTACTAAGTTTCCAAGGTGAGGTATGTTGTTTACATATGGTAATGCAGCTGTGATTAAGTTCTTTTTTTTCACTTGATTTATTTTGTCCTTCTTTGATGCATTATATTCATATTTTAATACTAATATAGGTTATTTTCTGCATTTTATTTGTTAAATAATTTATAATTTCATTAATTATGAATTTGGTATGTGTTTGAGATATATGGGAGATTTTAATTTTAAAACCTATGTGTATGATAGAGCAAAAAAAATTGTAAGGGAGAGAGGAGATAAGGCTAGTATAGTTTTTCCTGAAAGTACTGATATTAGGATTTTGAAAGCGACTGTTGATGTTTTAAAAGAAAAGCTTGCAGGGTGTGTAGTTCTTATTGGATGTCAAGATGAGATTTGTGAAAAATTAAAAAGACTTGTAGGCTTTAGAGATGATATCTTGGAGATGGTAACGGTTATAGATCCAGGCTCCTTTAATGATTTTAATAGATATTTAGATGAATATTGTAGTTTACAACACAATAGGGGATTAACTTTAAATCAAGCTAGAGAAGAGCTTTTAGATGAAATTGTCTTTTCTATGATGATGGTGAGACTTGGTGAGGTTAAGACCTGTGTTTGTGGTGCCTTAGCTTCGTCTGCTAAAGTTTTAAGGAGTGTCTTTGGAATACTTCCTAGGCTTCAAGAAACTAAGTTTATATCTTCTTTTATGATTATGGATACTGGTGTTACGTTTAGGAGATTTGAAACTTGTTTTGGATATGAGGGAATTTTAATGTTTGCTGATTGTGCTGTAATAGTTAATCCTGATTCTATGCAACTTGCAGAAATTGCAATACAAAGTGCAAATTCATTTAAGAATATTTTTAGTGTAGAGCCCAAAATAGCTCTTTTAAGCTTTTCTACAAAAGGGTCTGCTCATTCTGTTGAAGTTACAAAGGTTAGGAGTGCCTTAGAAATTGTTAAGGAAAAATGTTCTAACTTACTTATTGATGGAGAATTGCAGATTGATGCAGCTTTAGTTAAAGATGTTGCAGAAAAAAAGTGTAGTGGTTCACTGGTTGCCGGTGCTGCAAATGTACTTATTTTTCCTAATTTGGATTCTGGTAATATTGGATATAAGCTTGTTGAAAGGTTGGCTTTTGCTAAAGCCTATGGGCCTTTTTTGCAGGGACTTAAACATCCTGTTAGTGATCTCTCAAGAGGTTGTTCTGTAGATGATATAGTCTTAGCAAGTGCCTTGATGATCGGTAGTTGTTAGTGTGTTTGAAATCGTAATAAATTCTTCAACAGAAATTTCTTCAGGTCTTTTATCTAAAAATCTTTTTAAGAAGTCTTCTTCTAGAATGCTTGCATCTTTGATGAAATTAACAATTGTATTTTTAAGTTTTTTCCTTCGACTTGTAAATACTGTTCTAACCAATTTGTTGAATGCTTTAAAGTTCTTAATTGTTCTTTTACAAGGAATGAGTTTGAGTGTTGTTGATGTTACTTTAGGAATTGGATAAAAATTTTTTTTATCAATATCCATTATTTTAATTACATTAAAGTGTGATTGAACTAACACGGTGAATGATGAATAATTTTTATTTCCCTTTTTTGCAAGCATTCTGTCTGCTAGTTCTTTTTGTACTGTCAATACCATATGAGTTAAGATTTCATCTTCGATAAGTGTTGATATTATTTTCGATGCAATGTTGTAAGGTAAATTTGAAAATATTTTATTAATATTTTGTCTTTCTTGTTTGTATGTCTTTACAAAGTCACCTTTTATTATCTTCAAGTTTGTGAATTGTCCAAATTGTTCATTTAAAATTTCTGAATACTTAGGATCGATTTCAAAAACTGTAAGAAAATTTGTTTTCTTAAGTAAGATCGTTGTCATTGCTCCAAGTCCTGGCCCTATTTCCCAAACTCTTTCATTTTCTTTGATTTCAAGCGCATCTGCTATTTTTTCTCTTATGTGTTCATTAATTAAATAATTTTGTCCCCATATTTTGCGTGGAGATATATTTTTGCTTTTAAGTGCACATCTTATACTATTTATGCTGTTATAATTTATTTTCATAGATAGTAAACAATATAACATATTACTATTGTTAGTATTTTAAGTTTTTGTTGCGGTAGCTTTTTTTTGTTCTAATTTATAGATTATATAAAATATCATTAAAATACTTAAAACTAAAAATATTTTTATATTATGATTTTGTACTATTGGAAATTTGCTAAATATAATTGCTGTGTGTTTTATTGCCTTGAAGATATAAGTATTTATTAGATCAAAAAATAAGAATAGGTGCTTGTTGAGTGTGTATGTTACTAAACTTAGTATTGTTATTATTAAAAATGCTAGCATTAAGGGTATGACTATTAGGTTTGATAATATTGAGATTGGCTGAAGATTGAGATTATTAATATAAAGAATAGGAGCTGTTGAGACTTGAATCAGAAAAGTTGTAAAAATTGGATATATGAGGTTATTTAACTTATATCTTTGTTTAAGATCAAGGGAGATTGATATTCCAAGTACTGCAAGATAAGATAACTTGAATCCTATTGAATTTAGTGTGTGTGGTAAGATGATGGCATGTATTATAAAACTAATTGATAAGGTACTAAGCAAGTTTATTTTTCCATATGTCAACTTATAGATTATAAGAGTTTCTAGCATTATGAATGCCCTTAGTGTGGGTGGTGAGCAACCTGTTAAGATTAGATAATTGACTAATATTGTGCTTAGAATTAAATATCTTAGTGTTTCATTTTTAATTATATAAAGTAAATAATAAAAAATAATATAAATTAGGTAGAAATGTAGTCCAGATACTACTAAAGTATGCGCTATACCTGCTTTTTGAAATAAATTAGTCTCATATTTTGTTATGTCTGATTTATTGTTTGTTAAGACTGTTTTTGAAAAATGAGCATATTTCGTACTTATTGAGTTTAAAAATCGATTTATTGGTTTGTTATATGTTTCTCTAAGCTTTACTAGTAAGGGTTTTTTAATAAATTGCATTTTATTATTTTGTATTTTGACGATATCTCCGATTTTATATTTATTTTTAATGTTTTTGAATATAAATTTATGTTTTTTACCAACTCCATCTGTTGATTCAATTTGGGTATCCGAATTTTTTCCGAGATAGACAATATTTGTTATTTGATAAAAATTATTTTCAAGTCTTTTAAAATTTAAGCTAATTTCAAAAATGATTAGCAAGCTTGTACTAATCATGAAGGTGAGTGATAAAGGAGCATTTCTTATAATTAGTAAAATTAACATTAAGATTAAATTTAAATATATTGGGTTTAGTCTTAAGTAATATCGTGTTAATAAATTTAATGCGCTTATTATAAACAATAAAATCATTGAAAGTCTCTTTTTAAGAGGTATATTTTAAATATATCAAAAATATACCAGATCATTTTTAGAGTAATTATTATAAAGTTTGACAATCTTATATTTATATATTTATAATTTACTATGACATTGTTAAATAAGTACCCTTTACGGTATGTTTTTTTGGAGATTTTGTTATCCTATTTTATAGTTACTCGTATTTCTCCTTTTGACAATATTGATGTTAATCTTTGGAATTTTGATAAAAATCATTATTATTATTGGATATATAGTGCTTTTTTAATTCTTTTTATTGTGTATTTTTCTAAATTAACAAGTTCTTATGATTTTAGAGAGGAATTCTCTATACCCAGCTTTAAGCCCATTTTTATTTGGCGGGCATTTTTAATTTTTGTTAAGTTGCTTATTTGTCTTTTTTTTACTTTGATTATTTTGTATTTGTGTATTTTGTATTGTCTTCCAGAATCAGTGCGATTGTGGGTTGAAGTTGGTGGTTCTGATTTTGTTTGGAATATAGGCAGTAAGCAATCGCTTTTTTTAATGGTGATTACTTCTCTTTTTACAGGTGGAATTGAAGAATTGTTTTATAGGGCTTTTATTATTACCAAACTTAAACAGGTTGGAATTGCTTCGTTGATTACAGTCTTGATTAGTAGTCTTATTTTTGCTTATGGGCATTTTTATTATGGATTTGTTGGTTTTTTCGTTGCATTAATTTTTGGGGTAATTTTGTCTTATATATATTTAATACATAAGAATATATATTATTCGATTTTTGTTCATAGTTTTTATAATATTTTTGTTAGTGTTTTGCTCTTTTTGTTAAATTAGTTAAGGAGGATTTATGCTGGATACTATACCTAAGCGTTTCAAGGAAGTTGTGGGGTTTTATGGTGATCTTGATATTTTTATTTATAAGGAGAATGAGTCAAAAGATTTTAAAAGACAGGTATACTCTGATTTTTGGAATGAAGTTAAGAGTATTGGTTCTGGTCTTTTGCATTGTGGCATTAAGAAGGGTGAGAGAGTAGCTCTTGTTTCTGATTCAAGGAGAGAGTGGATAATTATTGATATTGCTGTTATGAGTTTGGGATGTATTGATGTTCCACGGGGTAATGATTCGTCTGAGGATGAGTTAGTTTATATTATTAATCATTCTGAGTCTAGTTTTATTTTTGTAGAGAATGCTAAACAACTTCAAAAAATCATTGCTAAAAAACACGAACTTAAATTTGTTAAACATGTTATTGTTATTGATGATGATAAAATTTATGAAGATAAATTGGGAAATATTACAATAATCTCTTATAAAAAATTATTGAGTTTGGGTCATGATTATTTGAAAGATAATCCTAAGATGTTTGATTCTGAGCTTGAAAAGGTTTTTGGAAAGGATATTGCTACTATAATATATACTTCAGGAACAACAGGCTTGCCAAAGGGTGTTGTACTTCGTCATGAATCTTTTATTTTTCAATTAGATAGGATTTATGATTACTTGCCAATGCTTGCACCTGGAAAAATTATGATATCTATTCTTCCTCTTTGGCATTCATTTGAGAGAACTTGTGAATATATAGTTGCTCTTAGTGGTATGGCAATTGCTTATTCAAAGCCCATTGGGCCCATTTTACTTAAAGATTTTGCGTCTTTAAATCCCCATGCAATTATTTCTGTTCCAAGAATTTGGGAAGGAATAAGGATTGGTATTATGAAAAGAGTATCGGAGTCATTTTTTAAGAGGGTTTTATTTAATGTCTTTTTAAAAGTAGGAATTATTTATGTAAAGCTTAAGGAAAAATTTTTGGGCCTTGTTCCTGTTTATAAAAAATCAAATTTCTTAGTTTCATTTTTTATGAAGATAATTTGTCTTACTGGATTAATTTTAGTTTGGCCTTTTAAATTTTTAGGGCATGTTCTAGTTTTTAGGAAAATAAAGAGGGCACTTGGGAAAAGATTTGAATTTGGTGTTTCTGGTGGGGGAGCTTTGGTAGATTATGTTGATTATTTTTTCAAAGCTGTAGGTATTGTAGTGCTTGAAGGTTATGGCCTTACAGAAACAGGTCCCGTTTTAAGTGTGAGACGTCTTAAGTCTCCTGTTGCAAATACTGTTGGACCTTTGTTGCCAGATGTTGAATATAGAGTAGTTGATCATGATGGTAATTTACTACCCTCCGGGGAGAAGGGTGAGCTTTGGGTAAAATCTCCTCAGGTTATGAGTGGTTATTTTAAAGATGATACGACAACAAGAGAGGTTTTAACACGGGATGGTTGGTTTAAGACAGGCGATTTAGTTTGTGCAACAATTAATAATGAAATTTCAATTGTTGGCAGAAGTAAAGATACGATTGTATTAAGGGGAGGAGAGAATATTGAACCTGAACCTATAGAGAGAGCTTTGTTAAAGTCTTTGTTTATTGAGAATGTTGTGGTTGTCGGTCA
It contains:
- the rsmA gene encoding 16S rRNA (adenine(1518)-N(6)/adenine(1519)-N(6))-dimethyltransferase RsmA encodes the protein MLYCLLSMKINYNSINSIRCALKSKNISPRKIWGQNYLINEHIREKIADALEIKENERVWEIGPGLGAMTTILLKKTNFLTVFEIDPKYSEILNEQFGQFTNLKIIKGDFVKTYKQERQNINKIFSNLPYNIASKIISTLIEDEILTHMVLTVQKELADRMLAKKGNKNYSSFTVLVQSHFNVIKIMDIDKKNFYPIPKVTSTTLKLIPCKRTIKNFKAFNKLVRTVFTSRRKKLKNTIVNFIKDASILEEDFLKRFLDKRPEEISVEEFITISNTLTTTDHQGTC
- a CDS encoding ComEC/Rec2 family competence protein codes for the protein MILLFIISALNLLTRYYLRLNPIYLNLILMLILLIIRNAPLSLTFMISTSLLIIFEISLNFKRLENNFYQITNIVYLGKNSDTQIESTDGVGKKHKFIFKNIKNKYKIGDIVKIQNNKMQFIKKPLLVKLRETYNKPINRFLNSISTKYAHFSKTVLTNNKSDITKYETNLFQKAGIAHTLVVSGLHFYLIYIIFYYLLYIIKNETLRYLILSTILVNYLILTGCSPPTLRAFIMLETLIIYKLTYGKINLLSTLSISFIIHAIILPHTLNSIGFKLSYLAVLGISISLDLKQRYKLNNLIYPIFTTFLIQVSTAPILYINNLNLQPISILSNLIVIPLMLAFLIITILSLVTYTLNKHLFLFFDLINTYIFKAIKHTAIIFSKFPIVQNHNIKIFLVLSILMIFYIIYKLEQKKATATKT
- the murD gene encoding UDP-N-acetylmuramoyl-L-alanine--D-glutamate ligase; the protein is MCLNDIKGKNFLLMGLGLHGGGLAVAKFLLKHGGNLVITDLRNELELAPSIKSLQQFGNRIRYVLGYHDEDDFKSADIVIKNPGVSFENKYLKIAKRIETDISLFLMFNQNPIIAITGTKGKSTLASLLHKVLVSKYPNAKLGGNIGVSPLSFLDKLDGISPIVLELSSWQLHDLKSLYPIISIITNVYCDHQNYYPNFDSYIEDKSKIFVNQNSGILIAQDQAYYNYFSSFKSNLKIVLFSETMPLNFENDIFYFKGGKVYLNNDVLSRFNESRLMLLISKMIAFFVASYLNLDLSVVSEIITGFDGIEHRLEFVREFEGVKYYNDTTSTIPDSTVLSVKSLRVDGEVIHLITGGTDKELNFAIFGEILGMVKTWILLRGNATLKIVKFLEDNNVNYFIFSSLEECIFCARKISVQNDIVLFSPASASFELFKNEFDRGIQFKNLVNSMA
- the pta gene encoding phosphate acetyltransferase, whose translation is MGDFNFKTYVYDRAKKIVRERGDKASIVFPESTDIRILKATVDVLKEKLAGCVVLIGCQDEICEKLKRLVGFRDDILEMVTVIDPGSFNDFNRYLDEYCSLQHNRGLTLNQAREELLDEIVFSMMMVRLGEVKTCVCGALASSAKVLRSVFGILPRLQETKFISSFMIMDTGVTFRRFETCFGYEGILMFADCAVIVNPDSMQLAEIAIQSANSFKNIFSVEPKIALLSFSTKGSAHSVEVTKVRSALEIVKEKCSNLLIDGELQIDAALVKDVAEKKCSGSLVAGAANVLIFPNLDSGNIGYKLVERLAFAKAYGPFLQGLKHPVSDLSRGCSVDDIVLASALMIGSC
- the metG gene encoding methionine--tRNA ligase, with protein sequence MKKKNLITAALPYVNNIPHLGNLVQILSADAFARYSRLMNIDTLYVCGTDEYGTATETKALIEKTTPEELCNRYYEIHKSIYEWFNIKFDIFGRTTNKHHKETVQDLFLKLEKNGYITDKESEQFFCQHDQMFLADRYVTGECPNCENNAKGDQCEHCSKLLNPTDLINPKCIICKNTPIIKTTKHLYIDLPKIKNELTNWMQTIEQKTNWNTNAIKITNAFLRDGLKERAITRDLKWGIPVPKKEYENKVFYVWFDAPIGYISITKEILKDWESWWKNDEETNLVQFIGKDNILFHTIIFPAIKLGSKENWTMLNKMASSEYLNYENLKFSKSAGIGIFGNDIITTDIPSDIWRFYIYYNRPEKSDFQFMWDDFMERINSELIGNFSNLVNRVLTFYKKFFGDKIDKIEIKEDFWQKISIRYDKTLNFFKQIELKSALKEILDISRTGNKIFQDNEPWKTKDNMPQKTKELLLNLIYLIRDLSILISPFIPHTSEKIRKFFGESYEISNKFLGTNLGLSTIQFTEVLFTKLEKKLIDDLKSKYSGSKNMQDAQTNNPINLFSEQVFLKVVKIKTIERNPEAEKLFILKLDDGTSDGKQIVSSLADYYKEEELIGKHIIIVDNLKPAKFRGIRSEGMLIATEDENKNFKVIIIEDFKDNPTPGERIILESDSGKKLKSPSKISIDKFFKTQIVAENGELKINGINLILEHSKEKILSKEIPNGKIY
- a CDS encoding CPBP family intramembrane glutamic endopeptidase encodes the protein MTLLNKYPLRYVFLEILLSYFIVTRISPFDNIDVNLWNFDKNHYYYWIYSAFLILFIVYFSKLTSSYDFREEFSIPSFKPIFIWRAFLIFVKLLICLFFTLIILYLCILYCLPESVRLWVEVGGSDFVWNIGSKQSLFLMVITSLFTGGIEELFYRAFIITKLKQVGIASLITVLISSLIFAYGHFYYGFVGFFVALIFGVILSYIYLIHKNIYYSIFVHSFYNIFVSVLLFLLN
- a CDS encoding AMP-binding protein encodes the protein MLDTIPKRFKEVVGFYGDLDIFIYKENESKDFKRQVYSDFWNEVKSIGSGLLHCGIKKGERVALVSDSRREWIIIDIAVMSLGCIDVPRGNDSSEDELVYIINHSESSFIFVENAKQLQKIIAKKHELKFVKHVIVIDDDKIYEDKLGNITIISYKKLLSLGHDYLKDNPKMFDSELEKVFGKDIATIIYTSGTTGLPKGVVLRHESFIFQLDRIYDYLPMLAPGKIMISILPLWHSFERTCEYIVALSGMAIAYSKPIGPILLKDFASLNPHAIISVPRIWEGIRIGIMKRVSESFFKRVLFNVFLKVGIIYVKLKEKFLGLVPVYKKSNFLVSFFMKIICLTGLILVWPFKFLGHVLVFRKIKRALGKRFEFGVSGGGALVDYVDYFFKAVGIVVLEGYGLTETGPVLSVRRLKSPVANTVGPLLPDVEYRVVDHDGNLLPSGEKGELWVKSPQVMSGYFKDDTTTREVLTRDGWFKTGDLVCATINNEISIVGRSKDTIVLRGGENIEPEPIERALLKSLFIENVVVVGQDQKFLGAVIVPNFEILKKWADSNNIIFSSNDDLLSNESVNKLYSKCIADIVNTKSGFKSFERIVGFILLREPFVVGEELTNTLKLKRYYIFEKYHKKIMSIFNRDDCELL
- a CDS encoding lipid II:glycine glycyltransferase FemX, whose product is MNVKKIEIENLNENYLQSKLWTIVKKVSSETSPWKAIPLSSNHLNKVLVMQRKIFGNLYLSYIAHPEFSNKKIENINADEINTQIKKFSESIKQYLHKNTLFVRYDLMFYTSRSLKEDYVPIKLEFKNLQKSFDDIQPSNTTILNLNDSLDNIKAKMKKKTRYNINLSIKKNIKVIIDDDFKYFEEFYNLHKETAQRDKFTIHSKDYIKNLIKAFREDKNAKIKLIIALYNEQLISGIIIGIYKDKATYLYGASSKKNRHLMPNYAVQFKAIQMLQALSIKEYDLLGIPPNADARHPLFGLFQFKTGFGGSIIHRIGCYDFVYKKFLYKIYRILEILRYIYYKIIKKRL